In Ilumatobacter fluminis, the following proteins share a genomic window:
- the pheA gene encoding prephenate dehydratase, which yields MNAAAEPSSTSTSPKVAFFGPFGTFTEQALRTQADLCTGEQVALRTVPDVLDAVSAGEVDFGFVPIENSIEGMVNFTIDALAFDHDLVIQREVVLDIHMCLAAQPGVQLADVTEILSIPVATAQCHRFLREHLGEAEIVSAVSTAGAAKMIADEPTPNRAAIAPRVAADRYGLEVLAENIEDHEGNQTRFVVVAKQGVPAPTGHDRTGLVVYQRADEPGSLISILQEFAARRINLSNLISRPTKDGGLGDYCFIVIAEGHVADGLLADAMRSLHAKQGAVKFFGSWPRADADVEAAVAESGERWQRADAWLEGIRHDIG from the coding sequence GTGAACGCCGCAGCCGAGCCCTCGTCAACGTCGACCTCCCCGAAGGTCGCGTTCTTCGGGCCGTTCGGCACGTTCACCGAGCAGGCGCTCCGCACCCAGGCCGACCTGTGCACCGGCGAGCAGGTGGCGCTCCGGACGGTTCCCGACGTGCTCGACGCCGTCTCGGCCGGCGAGGTCGACTTCGGCTTCGTGCCGATCGAGAACTCGATCGAGGGCATGGTCAACTTCACGATCGACGCCCTTGCGTTCGATCACGACCTGGTGATCCAGCGTGAGGTCGTGCTCGACATCCACATGTGTCTGGCGGCGCAGCCCGGCGTGCAGTTGGCCGACGTGACCGAGATCTTGTCGATCCCGGTGGCGACCGCGCAGTGCCACCGGTTCCTGCGGGAGCATCTCGGCGAGGCCGAGATCGTGTCGGCCGTCTCGACGGCGGGCGCCGCCAAGATGATCGCCGACGAGCCGACGCCGAACCGGGCGGCGATCGCCCCGCGGGTGGCAGCCGATCGGTACGGGCTCGAGGTGCTCGCCGAGAACATCGAGGACCACGAGGGCAACCAGACCCGCTTCGTCGTGGTCGCCAAGCAGGGCGTGCCGGCACCGACCGGACACGATCGCACCGGCCTCGTCGTGTACCAGCGTGCCGATGAGCCGGGCAGCCTGATCTCGATCCTGCAGGAGTTCGCCGCCCGCCGCATCAACCTGTCGAACCTGATCTCGCGTCCGACGAAGGACGGTGGGCTCGGTGACTACTGCTTCATCGTGATCGCCGAGGGTCACGTCGCCGACGGCCTGTTGGCCGACGCGATGCGGTCGCTGCACGCGAAGCAGGGTGCGGTCAAGTTCTTCGGGTCCTGGCCCCGCGCCGACGCCGACGTGGAGGCGGCGGTCGCCGAGAGCGGCGAACGCTGGCAGCGAGCCGATGCCTGGCTCGAGGGCATCCGCCACGACATCGGCTGA
- a CDS encoding disulfide bond formation protein B, which yields MLETIELVTAVLALVAGLGAVALVVAVLLGDRLAFAQPIVGWADRRRNEMTLAIAGVATLGSLYFSEIADFVPCRLCWFQRIFMYPLALIAIVALIRRDRQARWSVVPLAVIGAGVSLYHFLIEQGVLPDSDSCSLFGPACSEVWFTEFGFVTLAFMALCGFVAIAVINLVPAPSGADSLEDPS from the coding sequence GTGCTCGAGACGATTGAACTCGTGACGGCGGTGCTGGCGTTGGTCGCCGGCCTCGGCGCGGTTGCGCTGGTCGTCGCGGTGCTCCTCGGTGATCGGCTCGCCTTCGCCCAACCGATCGTCGGCTGGGCCGATCGCCGCCGCAACGAGATGACGCTGGCCATCGCCGGTGTCGCCACACTCGGCAGCCTCTACTTCTCGGAGATCGCCGACTTCGTTCCGTGCCGGTTGTGCTGGTTCCAGCGGATCTTCATGTATCCGTTGGCGTTGATCGCCATCGTTGCGCTGATCCGTCGTGACCGTCAGGCGCGCTGGTCCGTCGTGCCGCTCGCCGTGATCGGCGCCGGCGTGTCGCTCTATCACTTCCTCATCGAGCAGGGCGTGTTGCCCGACTCCGATTCTTGCTCGCTCTTCGGCCCGGCCTGCTCCGAGGTCTGGTTCACGGAGTTCGGCTTCGTGACGCTCGCGTTCATGGCGCTGTGCGGCTTCGTCGCCATCGCCGTCATCAACCTGGTGCCCGCTCCGTCGGGCGCCGACTCCCTGGAGGACCCTTCGTGA
- a CDS encoding DUF2510 domain-containing protein: protein MQEFSSISVSTYDPDALVGQLNDKAADGWDVVSIVPTGSTITAYLAREATGESTDSGTAGAVAAPEPATEPAPEPAPAEAPAGEPGLPEAGAVAAAAAAAQPEPAAEPAPADEPAGEPGLPEMGAVGAAAAATAEPAPEPAAEPAPEPAPAAQPAAEPAAQAAAQPAAASNAAPAGWYADPSGRFELRYWDGGTWTEHVSRAGQQYTDPPVA from the coding sequence ATGCAGGAGTTCTCCTCGATCAGCGTGTCGACCTACGACCCCGACGCCCTCGTCGGCCAACTGAACGACAAGGCCGCCGATGGCTGGGATGTCGTCAGCATCGTCCCCACCGGCTCCACGATCACCGCGTACCTGGCGCGTGAGGCGACCGGGGAGTCGACCGACAGCGGCACCGCCGGCGCTGTCGCTGCCCCCGAGCCCGCCACCGAGCCGGCACCCGAACCCGCCCCGGCCGAGGCGCCGGCGGGTGAACCGGGTCTGCCCGAAGCGGGTGCCGTCGCTGCGGCGGCCGCCGCAGCTCAGCCCGAACCCGCCGCCGAGCCCGCTCCCGCCGACGAACCGGCCGGCGAGCCCGGTCTGCCCGAGATGGGCGCCGTCGGCGCTGCCGCCGCTGCCACGGCCGAACCGGCACCGGAACCCGCCGCCGAACCGGCACCCGAACCGGCCCCTGCTGCGCAGCCGGCGGCCGAGCCCGCCGCACAGGCTGCCGCCCAGCCGGCCGCCGCCTCGAACGCGGCCCCCGCCGGTTGGTACGCCGACCCGTCGGGCCGCTTCGAACTGCGGTACTGGGACGGTGGCACCTGGACCGAGCACGTCTCGCGCGCCGGCCAGCAGTACACCGACCCGCCCGTCGCCTGA
- a CDS encoding TlpA family protein disulfide reductase, producing the protein MNRSPFVRRSLVVAGVATALLLTACGGEDEPVADPDQTVAPFDPDDTVPGSPDATIPADLPEEYEGAVGPVEVIGDPLPYLETDVIEDDPAVGQPAPVVVGLDFEGNPVRIDAAEEGPTMVVFVAHWCPHCNDEIPVLNELRYEGAFPADLNIVGVSTAPRTDGSNFPPGEWLEEKDWQWPVIADGVDTESGTFIAADAYGVSGFPFVTLIDEDGNVAARWSGGREGADFLSAIDTYLGLS; encoded by the coding sequence GTGAACCGTTCCCCCTTCGTCCGCCGATCGCTCGTGGTGGCCGGTGTGGCCACCGCCTTGCTCTTGACCGCCTGCGGCGGTGAGGACGAGCCGGTCGCCGACCCCGATCAGACCGTGGCGCCGTTCGACCCCGACGACACGGTGCCGGGTTCGCCCGACGCGACGATCCCCGCCGACCTCCCCGAGGAGTACGAGGGCGCGGTCGGTCCGGTCGAGGTCATCGGCGATCCGCTGCCGTACCTCGAGACCGATGTGATCGAGGACGACCCCGCCGTGGGGCAGCCGGCCCCGGTCGTGGTCGGACTCGACTTCGAGGGCAACCCGGTTCGGATCGACGCAGCCGAAGAGGGCCCCACGATGGTCGTGTTCGTGGCGCACTGGTGCCCGCACTGCAACGACGAGATCCCGGTGTTGAACGAGTTGCGCTACGAGGGCGCGTTCCCGGCGGATCTGAACATCGTCGGTGTCAGCACGGCGCCCCGTACCGACGGCAGCAACTTCCCGCCCGGCGAGTGGCTCGAGGAGAAGGACTGGCAGTGGCCGGTCATCGCCGATGGTGTCGACACGGAGTCGGGCACCTTCATCGCCGCTGATGCGTATGGCGTGAGCGGCTTCCCGTTCGTCACCCTGATCGACGAGGACGGCAACGTCGCCGCCCGCTGGTCGGGCGGTCGCGAAGGTGCCGACTTCCTCAGCGCCATCGACACGTACCTCGGCCTGAGCTGA
- a CDS encoding Rieske 2Fe-2S domain-containing protein yields MRATSIGHAGILIETEAGSIVCDPWFVPAFFGSWFVFPRNDQLSDDLRERIENADYLYITHLHADHHDEPFLREHFRRDIPILLPGYPTREQQRTLAKLGFTNFIRTEDKVEMELAPGLTIAIHTEVSITDGPGGDSAMVVSDGKTRIVNQNDCRTTDLAALGAHGPVDLHWIQYSGAIWYPMVYEYPDDMMRTLVDNKVESQFTRAMRYVDTLNPRYVVPSAGPPAFLDDDLWHLNVIEGDELSIFPDQRSFMKRLADGGHHGILAIPGTEIEITPDDVTVTHPMPDDDVERIFSEKEQYLRQYQADWKPWLDDLKASWNPPSTDLIATLKAWWEPLLRMAPTLRGAVGANCLIRTGDLEILIDFPNGEVRPFDGEEYEFRFTIPRALVETVAAQKAVDWSNSLLLSARFSAWRAGDFNEYLYNFFKSLSVERMRRTEAEAIRKLNPPTETEPEIELGDYVVQRRCPHRNADLAVFGEIESSDDGDVLVCTLHGWKFDCDTGRCLTSTDHPLRIRRR; encoded by the coding sequence ATGCGTGCGACATCGATCGGCCATGCCGGGATCCTGATCGAGACCGAGGCCGGCTCGATCGTCTGCGACCCGTGGTTCGTCCCGGCCTTCTTCGGCTCGTGGTTCGTGTTCCCCCGGAACGACCAACTCTCCGACGATCTTCGTGAGCGCATCGAGAACGCCGACTACCTCTACATCACGCACCTCCACGCCGATCACCACGACGAGCCGTTCCTGCGCGAGCACTTCCGTCGCGACATCCCGATCCTGCTCCCCGGCTACCCGACGCGGGAACAGCAGCGCACCCTCGCCAAACTCGGCTTCACCAACTTCATCCGGACCGAGGACAAGGTCGAGATGGAGCTCGCGCCAGGGTTGACGATCGCCATCCACACCGAGGTCTCGATCACCGACGGCCCCGGCGGCGACTCCGCGATGGTCGTCTCCGACGGCAAGACGCGCATCGTCAACCAGAACGACTGCCGCACCACCGACCTGGCGGCACTCGGCGCCCACGGCCCGGTCGACCTGCACTGGATCCAGTACTCGGGCGCCATCTGGTACCCGATGGTCTACGAGTACCCCGACGACATGATGCGCACCCTCGTCGACAACAAGGTCGAGAGCCAGTTCACGCGGGCGATGCGCTACGTCGACACGCTGAACCCGCGGTACGTCGTGCCGAGCGCCGGCCCGCCCGCGTTCCTCGACGACGATCTGTGGCACCTCAACGTGATCGAGGGCGACGAGTTGTCGATCTTCCCCGATCAGCGCTCGTTCATGAAGCGCCTCGCCGACGGCGGACACCACGGCATCCTGGCGATCCCGGGCACCGAGATCGAGATCACCCCCGACGACGTGACGGTCACGCATCCGATGCCCGACGACGACGTCGAACGGATCTTCTCCGAGAAGGAGCAGTACCTCCGGCAGTACCAGGCCGACTGGAAACCGTGGCTCGACGACCTCAAGGCGAGCTGGAATCCGCCGTCGACCGACCTGATCGCCACCCTGAAGGCGTGGTGGGAACCGCTGCTCCGCATGGCGCCCACCTTGCGCGGCGCCGTGGGGGCGAACTGTCTGATCCGCACCGGCGACCTCGAGATCCTGATCGATTTCCCGAACGGCGAGGTCCGCCCGTTCGACGGCGAGGAGTACGAGTTCCGGTTCACGATCCCCCGCGCCCTCGTCGAGACGGTGGCGGCGCAGAAGGCGGTCGACTGGTCGAACTCGCTGCTGCTGTCGGCACGGTTCTCGGCCTGGCGCGCCGGCGACTTCAACGAATACCTCTACAACTTCTTCAAGTCGCTGTCGGTCGAGCGGATGCGCCGCACCGAGGCCGAGGCGATCCGCAAGCTGAACCCGCCGACCGAGACCGAACCGGAGATCGAGCTCGGCGACTACGTGGTGCAGCGTCGCTGCCCGCATCGCAACGCCGACCTGGCGGTGTTCGGCGAGATCGAGTCGAGCGACGACGGCGACGTGCTCGTGTGCACGCTGCACGGCTGGAAGTTCGACTGCGACACCGGCCGTTGCCTCACCAGCACCGACCACCCGCTCCGCATCCGGCGCCGCTGA